The Hymenobacter oligotrophus genome has a window encoding:
- a CDS encoding TonB-dependent receptor yields MSNPSRVFWPMATVACLAAWPTRAAEAQTPAQAKASPTDTTRRPIALGEVVVAASRVEESLLKSPVTVEKLTARDLRLAPAPSFFEAIEQVKSVQVISPSLGFKVINARGFANTTNVRFAQLVDGVDNQAPHIGGPIGNALGPSDLDIASVEIVPGTAAALYGLSAINGLANFSTKSPFTSEGLSLQQKTGVNHLGDASSQAKLYAETSLRYARALGTRWAFKLNGTYTRGYDWIANDLADLYPQGNTTAGLPGGPANPAYDPVNGYGNESSNRSTLNLGGKSYAVARTGYLEKDVVDYRLRNLKGDAALHFRPNARTELAYTYRVARLDNVYQRSNRFRLQDYVLQQHALALATPTVQARAYLTRENTGRSYNLRSMAENLDRSHKPDAQWNRDYAAAWNAAVQAGQTVEEAHATARAAADAGRLQPGTEAFRQKLRELQDINNWDQGAALRVRADLLHAEAQADLGRALRNNLLPRLPAFLDFRAGLDHRTYVIVPDGNYFINPDPKKDQFSNLAYRKTGGFVQAGARLWHDALRLTATVRADKNDYFRLRLNPRFTAVVSPGGQQHNFRLSYQSGYRFPSLFEGFSNVNSGQVKRIGGLRVMSDGVFENSYLRSSIDAFNAAVTAAVNANTSSAPAAEKRRQAIESNKGLLRRNPYTYLRPEHIRSLELGYKAALLPQGRLLLDVDFYYNRYRDFIAQVEAYVPKTNNPDSAAIYLSNRATQNRYRLWTNSQTQVYNYGGSAGVRYELPGGYLAGANATYARLARTESGDGLEDGFNTPRWIYNLSLGNENAYRGLGFGINYRWQASYHSQTFLVTGTVPAYATLDAQLSYQVPTPNVRLKVGATNLLNRYYESFLGGPSVGGLYYVAVSYGLN; encoded by the coding sequence ATGAGCAACCCTTCACGTGTGTTTTGGCCGATGGCCACGGTGGCGTGCTTAGCGGCCTGGCCCACAAGGGCTGCCGAAGCGCAAACGCCCGCGCAAGCCAAAGCCAGCCCAACCGACACCACCCGCAGGCCTATTGCCCTAGGTGAGGTAGTGGTGGCCGCCTCGCGGGTAGAGGAAAGCCTGCTGAAGTCGCCGGTGACGGTGGAAAAGCTAACTGCCCGCGACTTGCGCCTGGCGCCCGCGCCGTCGTTTTTCGAGGCCATTGAGCAGGTGAAGAGCGTGCAAGTGATTTCGCCCAGCCTCGGCTTTAAGGTGATAAACGCCCGGGGCTTTGCCAACACCACCAACGTGCGGTTTGCGCAGCTGGTGGACGGCGTTGACAACCAGGCGCCGCACATCGGCGGGCCCATTGGCAATGCCCTCGGCCCCAGCGACCTGGATATTGCCAGTGTGGAGATTGTGCCCGGCACGGCTGCGGCGCTGTACGGGCTAAGCGCCATCAATGGCTTGGCCAACTTCAGCACCAAAAGCCCTTTTACCTCCGAAGGCCTGAGCCTGCAGCAGAAAACCGGTGTTAACCACCTAGGCGATGCCAGCAGCCAGGCCAAGCTGTACGCCGAAACCAGCCTGCGCTACGCCCGGGCCCTAGGTACCCGGTGGGCCTTTAAGCTGAACGGCACCTACACCCGCGGCTACGACTGGATTGCCAACGACCTTGCCGACCTGTACCCGCAGGGCAACACCACGGCCGGGCTGCCGGGCGGCCCCGCCAACCCCGCCTACGACCCCGTAAACGGATACGGCAACGAGTCGTCGAACCGAAGCACCTTGAACCTGGGCGGCAAAAGCTACGCCGTGGCGCGCACGGGCTACCTCGAAAAGGACGTGGTGGACTACCGCCTGCGCAACCTGAAAGGCGACGCGGCATTGCACTTTCGGCCGAATGCGCGCACCGAGCTGGCCTACACCTATCGCGTGGCCCGCCTGGACAACGTGTACCAACGCTCGAACCGCTTTCGGCTGCAGGATTACGTGCTGCAGCAACATGCGCTGGCCCTTGCCACGCCCACCGTGCAAGCCCGCGCTTACCTGACGCGCGAAAACACCGGCCGCAGTTACAACCTGCGCAGCATGGCCGAAAACCTCGACCGCAGCCACAAGCCCGACGCCCAGTGGAACCGCGATTACGCCGCCGCCTGGAACGCGGCCGTGCAAGCCGGCCAAACGGTGGAGGAGGCCCACGCCACCGCCCGCGCCGCTGCCGATGCCGGCCGCCTGCAACCCGGCACCGAGGCCTTTCGGCAAAAGCTGCGCGAGTTGCAAGATATCAACAACTGGGACCAGGGAGCCGCCCTGCGCGTGCGCGCCGACCTGCTGCACGCCGAAGCGCAAGCCGACCTAGGGCGGGCTTTGCGCAACAATCTGTTGCCGCGGCTGCCGGCTTTTCTTGACTTCCGGGCCGGGCTCGATCACCGTACGTACGTAATCGTGCCCGATGGCAATTACTTCATCAACCCCGATCCGAAAAAAGACCAGTTCAGCAACCTTGCCTACCGCAAAACCGGCGGCTTTGTGCAGGCCGGCGCCCGGTTGTGGCACGATGCCCTGCGGCTTACGGCCACCGTGCGCGCCGATAAAAACGACTATTTCCGGCTGCGCCTGAACCCGCGCTTTACGGCGGTGGTGTCGCCCGGGGGGCAGCAGCACAACTTCCGGCTGAGCTACCAAAGCGGGTACCGTTTTCCGAGCTTGTTCGAGGGCTTCTCGAACGTGAACAGCGGCCAGGTGAAGCGCATTGGCGGGTTGCGGGTGATGTCGGACGGGGTGTTCGAAAACAGCTACCTGCGCAGCAGCATCGATGCCTTTAACGCCGCCGTTACGGCCGCGGTAAACGCCAATACCAGCTCGGCGCCGGCCGCCGAAAAGCGCCGCCAGGCCATCGAGAGCAACAAAGGGCTGCTGCGCCGAAACCCGTACACGTATCTGCGGCCCGAACATATTCGCTCGCTCGAGCTGGGCTACAAAGCCGCGTTGCTGCCCCAGGGCCGGCTGCTGCTCGATGTCGACTTTTACTACAACCGCTACCGCGACTTTATTGCGCAGGTAGAGGCCTACGTACCCAAAACCAACAACCCCGATTCGGCCGCGATTTACCTCAGCAACCGCGCCACCCAAAACCGCTACCGCCTCTGGACGAACTCGCAAACCCAAGTGTACAACTACGGCGGCTCGGCGGGCGTGCGCTACGAGCTGCCGGGCGGCTACCTGGCCGGCGCCAACGCAACCTACGCCCGCCTGGCCCGCACCGAATCGGGCGACGGGCTGGAAGACGGCTTCAACACCCCACGCTGGATTTACAACCTAAGCCTAGGTAACGAAAACGCCTACCGCGGCCTGGGCTTCGGGATTAACTACCGGTGGCAAGCCAGCTACCACTCGCAAACTTTCCTGGTTACCGGCACGGTACCTGCCTACGCCACCCTCGATGCGCAGCTAAGCTACCAAGTGCCCACACCCAATGTGCGCCTGAAAGTAGGCGCAACCAACCTGCTCAACCGGTACTACGAATCGTTTTTGGGCGGGCCGAGCGTGGGCGGCTTGTACTACGTTGCCGTTAGCTACGGGCTTAACTAA
- a CDS encoding pyridoxal phosphate-dependent aminotransferase, whose protein sequence is MQVSKMAGSLIGSEIIKIGNEVNDMIRKGEQICNLTIGDFDPSIYPIPAELAAEITQAYQAGNTNYPPANGVAELRQSAADFLRSRLGLDYSPNDILVAGGSRPLIYATYLALVDPGDKVVFPVPSWNNNHYCHLSGAEGVMVETSPENNFMPTAAEVAPHLPGATLLALCSPLNPTGTMFAQQDLEEICDLVIAENKRRGPGEKPLYIMYDQIYWLLTFGNTAHYDPVNLRPELRDYVIYIDGISKALAATGVRVGYAFGPSNIVDKMKAILGHIGAWAPKAEQMATAHYLPQQANVDNYVGGFREKTQQSLDALYRGLKDLQQQGYAVDAIVPMGAIYLTIKLDVLGKRTPAGQVLSSTKELTSYLISEARVALVPFSAFGTEGTAPWFRASVGGASLESIRAALPRLQAALDALQ, encoded by the coding sequence ATGCAAGTTTCGAAAATGGCCGGCAGCCTGATCGGCTCCGAAATCATCAAAATCGGCAACGAGGTAAACGACATGATCCGGAAGGGGGAGCAAATCTGCAACCTCACCATCGGCGACTTCGACCCGAGCATTTACCCGATTCCGGCTGAGCTGGCCGCCGAAATAACCCAAGCGTACCAGGCGGGCAACACCAATTACCCGCCCGCCAACGGCGTGGCCGAGTTGCGCCAGAGCGCTGCCGATTTTCTGCGGAGCCGCCTAGGTCTCGACTACTCCCCCAACGATATTCTGGTGGCCGGCGGCTCGCGCCCGCTCATCTACGCTACCTACCTGGCCCTCGTCGACCCCGGCGACAAGGTGGTTTTCCCGGTACCCTCCTGGAACAACAACCACTACTGCCACCTCTCGGGCGCCGAGGGCGTGATGGTGGAAACCTCGCCCGAGAACAATTTTATGCCCACCGCCGCCGAGGTAGCGCCGCACCTGCCGGGCGCTACGCTGCTGGCCCTCTGCTCGCCGCTGAACCCGACGGGCACCATGTTCGCGCAGCAAGACCTGGAGGAAATCTGCGACTTGGTAATTGCCGAAAACAAGCGCCGCGGCCCCGGTGAGAAGCCCTTGTACATTATGTACGACCAGATTTACTGGTTGCTCACCTTTGGCAACACCGCGCACTACGACCCCGTGAACCTGCGCCCCGAGCTGCGCGACTACGTCATTTACATCGACGGCATTTCGAAGGCCTTGGCCGCCACCGGCGTGCGCGTGGGCTACGCTTTCGGCCCCAGCAACATCGTCGACAAGATGAAGGCCATTCTAGGTCACATCGGGGCGTGGGCACCCAAGGCCGAGCAAATGGCCACGGCGCACTACCTGCCCCAGCAGGCCAACGTGGACAACTACGTGGGCGGCTTCCGCGAGAAAACCCAGCAGAGCCTGGATGCGCTGTACCGCGGCCTCAAAGACCTGCAGCAGCAGGGCTACGCCGTTGATGCCATTGTGCCCATGGGTGCCATTTACCTCACCATTAAGCTCGATGTGCTAGGCAAACGCACGCCCGCGGGCCAGGTGCTCAGCTCCACCAAGGAGCTTACGTCGTACCTCATCAGTGAGGCGCGGGTGGCCCTGGTGCCGTTCAGCGCGTTTGGCACCGAAGGCACCGCGCCCTGGTTCCGGGCATCGGTAGGCGGCGCTTCGTTGGAGTCGATCCGGGCAGCTTTGCCGCGCCTCCAGGCCGCTTTGGATGCGCTGCAGTAA
- a CDS encoding VF530 family protein: protein MAYINYSDVREDNGHLVRELHGVTLVQILDYLLAHYSWEELDYRIRINCFANNPTKKSSLNFLRRTPWAREKVEQLYIDTRARELVRLRRTENQQAADADNKPEQPQ, encoded by the coding sequence ATGGCATACATCAATTACTCCGACGTACGCGAAGACAACGGCCACCTCGTGCGCGAGCTGCACGGCGTAACGCTGGTGCAAATACTCGACTACCTGCTGGCGCATTACAGCTGGGAAGAGCTGGATTACCGCATCCGCATCAATTGCTTCGCCAACAACCCCACCAAAAAATCGAGCCTCAACTTTTTGCGCCGCACCCCCTGGGCCCGCGAGAAAGTAGAGCAGCTCTACATCGATACCCGCGCCCGGGAACTGGTACGGCTTCGGCGCACCGAAAACCAGCAGGCTGCCGATGCCGATAACAAGCCCGAGCAACCCCAATAG
- a CDS encoding TonB-dependent receptor — MKLPLPYVTSLGPRVALLLLAGLATHRSVQAQNAATVSGSVRSAAGPAIDYATVTLHRAADSAVVKTEFSDDKGAFRFEQAAAGQYLISASQLGFVRQWSQPFEMAGASVQVPALSLPVSATTQLKEVKVTGQRPTFEREADRTIVNVEGSTLAAGNTALEVLRRSPNVTVDNSDNIALRGRQGVMVLIDGRRMPMTGQELADYLRALPAEQVKNIELITNPPAKYEAAGSAGIISINLKKDQRLGTNGTFTGSYGRSIYNKFNTGLSLNHRRKGVNVFGSLNASDREGIAKLDITRNFYREGDRATPGALPFRITEQQNRSPIELRSLSWKGGLDYNLGERTVIGGVVSGLTNRVVQDGTNFTTIYGPTRAQQTDRFRADNFRNSTNPNFAGNLNFRHTFKDSLGLRELTADADFARYITDRRQELRIFRDNQLGEVTLGDQDGRLTIQSAKVDYVQPLSKALRFEGGGKVSHVYSDNNVVFTDGEGNIDLGRTNRFRYDEKIYAGYVNFNYKTDKYTLQGGLRAEGTDAEGKQEVIQEGVDPDFERNYFQLFPSAALKRAFSDKHETSLSLSRRIDRPSYGQLNPFRVIIDANTRGEGNPELLPQTSYNLELTHTFKQKYSAGLSYSITDNPMVGVVRPESATSVNVVSTSNNLDKQYYYALTLTAPVEIAKWWNMYNNAVFYYSRFKGNLVGTNLNAGRMTYTLSSNHNFLIGKGWSAELNGNYQARELYGFLDVQPLGQVAAGVQKSLWDKKANLKLSVADIFFTSPVRATSAYANYVENFYQRQDSRQATLSFTYRFGNDKVAPTKRRQSGAEDEKRRAGGGS; from the coding sequence ATGAAACTTCCGCTACCCTACGTCACATCCCTAGGTCCGCGCGTGGCCCTGCTGCTCCTGGCAGGCCTGGCCACCCACCGCTCGGTGCAGGCGCAAAACGCGGCTACCGTGAGCGGCAGCGTACGCTCGGCGGCCGGCCCAGCCATCGACTACGCCACCGTAACGCTGCACCGCGCCGCCGACTCGGCGGTGGTAAAAACCGAGTTCAGCGACGACAAAGGAGCCTTTCGGTTCGAGCAGGCCGCAGCGGGCCAGTACCTAATTTCGGCCTCGCAGCTGGGTTTTGTGCGGCAATGGTCGCAGCCGTTTGAGATGGCCGGCGCAAGCGTGCAAGTGCCTGCGCTTTCGTTGCCCGTAAGCGCCACCACGCAGCTGAAAGAGGTGAAAGTAACAGGCCAGCGCCCCACGTTTGAGCGCGAAGCCGACCGCACCATCGTGAACGTGGAAGGCAGCACGCTCGCCGCCGGCAACACGGCCCTGGAGGTGCTGCGCCGCTCGCCCAACGTTACCGTCGACAACAGCGACAACATTGCCCTGCGTGGCCGCCAAGGCGTGATGGTGCTGATTGACGGCCGCCGCATGCCCATGACGGGCCAGGAACTGGCCGACTACCTGCGCGCCCTGCCGGCCGAGCAAGTCAAAAACATCGAACTGATTACCAACCCGCCGGCTAAGTACGAGGCGGCTGGTTCGGCGGGCATCATCAGCATCAACCTCAAAAAAGACCAGCGCCTGGGCACCAACGGTACCTTTACGGGCAGCTACGGCCGCAGCATCTACAATAAGTTTAACACCGGCCTGAGCCTGAACCACCGCCGCAAAGGCGTGAACGTATTCGGCTCGCTGAACGCCTCCGACCGCGAAGGCATTGCCAAGCTCGACATCACCCGCAACTTTTACCGCGAAGGCGACCGGGCAACGCCGGGCGCCCTGCCCTTCCGCATCACGGAGCAGCAAAACCGCAGCCCCATCGAGCTGCGCTCCTTGAGCTGGAAAGGCGGCCTCGATTACAACCTGGGCGAGCGTACGGTGATTGGCGGCGTGGTAAGCGGCCTTACCAACCGCGTGGTGCAGGATGGCACCAACTTTACCACCATCTACGGCCCAACGCGGGCGCAGCAAACCGACCGCTTTCGGGCCGATAACTTCCGCAACTCCACCAACCCCAACTTTGCCGGCAACCTCAACTTCCGGCACACCTTTAAAGATTCGTTGGGCCTGCGCGAGCTGACGGCCGACGCCGACTTTGCCCGCTACATTACCGACCGCCGGCAGGAGCTGCGCATCTTCCGCGACAACCAGCTGGGCGAAGTAACCCTAGGTGATCAGGACGGCCGCCTCACCATTCAGTCGGCGAAGGTTGACTACGTGCAGCCGCTCAGCAAGGCGCTGCGCTTTGAGGGCGGCGGCAAAGTCAGCCACGTGTACTCCGACAACAACGTGGTGTTCACCGACGGCGAGGGCAACATCGACCTAGGGCGCACCAACCGCTTCCGCTACGACGAGAAGATTTACGCCGGCTACGTCAACTTCAACTACAAAACCGACAAGTACACCCTGCAGGGCGGCTTGCGCGCCGAGGGTACCGATGCCGAGGGCAAGCAAGAAGTGATTCAGGAAGGCGTTGACCCCGACTTCGAGCGCAATTACTTTCAGCTGTTTCCGAGCGCGGCGCTTAAGCGTGCGTTTTCGGACAAGCACGAAACCTCGCTTTCGCTTAGCCGCCGCATCGACCGGCCTTCGTACGGGCAGCTCAACCCCTTCCGGGTTATCATCGACGCCAACACCCGCGGCGAAGGCAACCCCGAGCTGCTGCCCCAAACCAGCTACAACCTGGAGCTGACGCACACATTTAAGCAGAAGTACAGCGCGGGCCTGAGCTACAGCATCACCGACAACCCCATGGTGGGCGTGGTGCGGCCCGAGTCGGCCACGAGCGTGAACGTGGTTTCGACCAGCAACAACCTCGACAAGCAGTACTACTACGCGCTTACCCTTACGGCGCCCGTAGAAATTGCCAAGTGGTGGAATATGTACAACAACGCCGTGTTCTACTACTCGCGGTTCAAGGGCAACCTGGTGGGCACCAACCTCAACGCCGGCCGCATGACGTACACGCTCAGCTCGAACCACAACTTCCTGATTGGCAAGGGCTGGAGCGCCGAGCTGAACGGCAACTACCAAGCGCGCGAGCTGTACGGCTTTTTGGATGTGCAGCCCCTAGGTCAGGTAGCAGCCGGGGTACAAAAGAGCCTGTGGGACAAGAAGGCCAACCTGAAGCTGAGCGTTGCCGACATCTTCTTCACCTCGCCGGTGCGGGCCACCTCTGCCTACGCCAACTACGTCGAGAACTTCTACCAGCGGCAAGACTCGCGCCAGGCTACGCTCTCCTTCACGTACCGCTTCGGCAACGATAAGGTGGCGCCCACCAAGCGCCGCCAAAGCGGCGCCGAAGACGAAAAGCGCCGTGCTGGCGGGGGCAGCTAA
- a CDS encoding MarR family winged helix-turn-helix transcriptional regulator, translating to MLSNIVFYSLDRAIRSYRRMAQANIDRAGVNITIDQWLVLRVLLEHDDLTQNEIAEHVFKDQASVARILALLTQRGLLSAVPLPHDGRRTQLRVTEEGHRILDAVQPIVNDNRKTALAGISDDELAQLRSLLERITQNCHPPA from the coding sequence ATGCTTTCCAACATCGTTTTCTATTCGCTCGACCGGGCTATCCGGAGCTACCGCCGCATGGCGCAAGCCAATATCGACCGGGCGGGCGTCAACATCACCATCGATCAGTGGCTGGTGTTGCGGGTGCTGCTGGAGCACGACGACCTGACGCAAAACGAAATTGCAGAACACGTTTTCAAGGACCAGGCCTCGGTGGCCCGCATCCTGGCCTTGCTTACCCAACGCGGGCTGCTCTCGGCCGTGCCGCTGCCGCACGATGGCCGCCGCACCCAGTTGCGGGTAACCGAAGAAGGCCACCGCATCCTCGACGCGGTGCAGCCCATCGTGAACGACAACCGAAAAACCGCGCTGGCTGGCATTTCCGACGACGAACTGGCCCAGTTGCGCAGCTTGCTGGAGCGCATCACCCAGAACTGCCACCCTCCTGCTTAA
- the porX gene encoding T9SS response regulator signal transducer PorX, whose product MQRYNILWADDEIDLLKPHILFLKERGYDVTGVNSGADAIEEVQAQNYDLVFLDENMPGITGLEALSEIKAARPTLPVIMITKSEEEHIMEEAIGSKIADYLIKPVNPNQILLSVKKVLDYNRLVSEKTNSSYQRDFRQLGMQLSDRLSPSEWADVYKKLVYWELEINETEGKSMADVFNMQKDEANTYFGRFITENYEEWVNDESDDAPLMSHQLFKERVFPLLKETGDQPVYFLLIDNLRYDQWKVLEPIIAEMFTVDQEEMYYSILPTTTAYARNAIFSGMMPGEIQKKYPNLWVWDDDDEGKNLHEAEFMEIMFQKANQKHKYSYNKVTNLQAGKDLLGKMANLHNNYKLNVIVYNFVDMLSHARTDMAMIRELAADESAYRSITRSWFLHSPLYEMLQQIADKKGKLIITTDHGTIRCKRPYKIVGDRNTNTNLRYKHGKNLGFDESRDVYVVRKPERVFLPRENVSTAYVFTLGDYFFAYPNNYNYYVNFYKDTFQHGGISLEECIIPYITLSPKGA is encoded by the coding sequence ATGCAACGCTACAATATCCTCTGGGCCGACGACGAAATCGATCTGTTGAAACCGCACATCCTGTTTCTGAAGGAGCGCGGCTACGACGTAACCGGGGTAAACTCCGGCGCCGACGCCATCGAAGAGGTGCAGGCGCAGAATTACGACCTGGTATTCCTCGACGAGAACATGCCCGGCATTACGGGCCTGGAGGCGCTGTCGGAGATTAAGGCTGCGCGGCCTACGCTGCCGGTGATTATGATTACCAAAAGCGAGGAGGAGCACATCATGGAAGAGGCCATCGGCTCCAAAATTGCGGATTATCTCATCAAGCCCGTCAACCCGAACCAGATTCTGCTGTCGGTGAAAAAGGTGCTCGATTACAACCGCTTGGTGTCGGAAAAAACCAACAGCTCGTACCAGCGCGACTTCCGCCAGCTTGGCATGCAGCTCTCCGACCGCCTCTCGCCCTCGGAATGGGCCGATGTGTACAAGAAGCTGGTGTACTGGGAGCTGGAAATCAACGAGACGGAGGGCAAAAGCATGGCCGACGTCTTCAACATGCAGAAGGACGAAGCCAACACCTACTTCGGGCGCTTTATCACGGAGAACTACGAAGAGTGGGTAAACGACGAGTCTGACGACGCGCCGCTGATGTCGCACCAACTCTTTAAAGAGCGCGTGTTTCCGCTGCTGAAGGAAACCGGCGACCAGCCCGTGTACTTCCTGCTCATCGACAACCTGCGCTACGACCAGTGGAAGGTGCTCGAGCCGATCATTGCCGAGATGTTCACGGTGGATCAGGAAGAAATGTACTACTCCATTCTGCCTACCACCACGGCCTACGCCCGCAACGCCATTTTTTCGGGCATGATGCCGGGCGAAATCCAGAAGAAGTACCCCAACCTGTGGGTTTGGGACGACGACGACGAGGGCAAAAACCTGCACGAGGCCGAGTTCATGGAAATTATGTTCCAGAAGGCCAACCAGAAACACAAGTACAGCTACAACAAGGTTACCAACCTGCAGGCCGGCAAAGACTTGCTGGGCAAAATGGCCAACCTCCACAACAACTATAAGCTGAACGTCATCGTCTACAACTTCGTGGACATGCTCTCGCACGCCCGCACCGACATGGCCATGATTCGGGAGCTAGCTGCCGACGAATCGGCGTACCGCTCAATCACCCGCTCGTGGTTTTTGCACTCGCCTCTCTACGAGATGCTGCAGCAGATTGCCGACAAAAAGGGCAAGCTCATCATCACCACCGACCACGGCACCATTCGCTGCAAGCGCCCCTACAAAATTGTGGGCGACCGAAACACGAACACCAACCTGCGCTACAAGCACGGCAAAAACCTGGGCTTCGACGAATCGCGCGATGTGTACGTGGTGCGCAAGCCCGAGCGCGTGTTCTTGCCCCGCGAAAACGTCTCGACGGCGTACGTATTCACCCTAGGTGACTACTTTTTCGCCTACCCCAACAACTACAACTACTACGTTAATTTCTACAAGGATACCTTCCAGCACGGCGGTATCTCGTTGGAGGAGTGCATTATTCCGTACATCACGCTTTCGCCGAAAGGGGCGTAA